The Vulpes vulpes isolate BD-2025 chromosome 1, VulVul3, whole genome shotgun sequence genome contains the following window.
TTTGTACTGTAAAAGGAACTGATGTCAGGGTAGAGTATAGAGGGCAGGACAGTGGTTCTAAAACCTGGTTTGACTAACTCTATCCCTTCCAGACTCTGATGGAAACCACAGCCTCTCTTCCCAGAAAAATGCACGTATGTACGTGCAGAAACATTGCTTATTATTTTAGGGGCTTTAGGACCCCTGAGACAGCCAGGGGTCACAGGATAAGACGCACTGTCCTGGAAGAAGAGTGACCACACTTGCAGGGGTGTTTGCATGGCAGGCAGTATATAGAATGACGCCCCCAAAAGCTGAAGAATCCAGTTCCTGGTCTTCCTTATTTAGCCAGATTTAGCCTCTTCAGTGTTGTATGTTtctacttattttgttttcctttttggacTAGATAATGCAAATACttggcaaaaatatttgaaaagtaccTAAGGACGTTCAATGGAAAGAAGTTTCTGGgaagcccccgtggcgcagcggtttagcgccgcctgcagcctagggcgtgatcctggagacctggaatcgagtcccacattgggctccctgcgtggagcctgcttctccctctgcctgtgtctctgcctctctctctctgtctctatgaataaataaataaattattaaaaaaaaaaaagaagtttcttctctctctctactctatGGCCCCTCACCCAAGGCATCCACTATTAGCACTTTCTGGTGTATCCTTTCAGGAATATTCTAAGCATGTACACACATATCATATCCTCTGTCTCTTCCAAATAGCAGCATActtcacacatttttttattccatgtATTTTGCCCCCCcttagtcttattttatttttttgttatttttaaaaaatatttttatttagttctgtATTTCAGGGAGCATTTATTGCGAGGATGTACAGctctgctttattcttttcccATGCTGCATAATGTTCCATCTTAAGGCTTAAGCATAACTGATTACGTCTGACCCTCCGTAATGAACATTTAGGTGGTttccagtatctttttttttttttttcagatttcttttaaaagtaaactatatgcccaatgtggagcttgaacttacaaccccaagatcaagacttgcatgctctactgactgagccagtcaggtgctcctggtatcttttttttttttttttaagatttatttattgggatccctgggtggcacagcggtttggtgcctgcctttggcccagggcgcgatcctggagacccgggatcgaatcccacatcgggctcctggtgcatggagcctgcttctccctctgcctgtgtctctgcctctctctctctctctatgactatcataaataaattaaaaaaaaattttataaaaaaaaaaaaagatttatttattttagaggtggggaggggcagaaggagagggagagatggcttaagcagactccaagctgagcagggagcccaatggtgggctccatctcacaatcctaagatcacaacctaagccaaaaccaggagtcagtgGCTTAACCTACCACATCACCCAGGCgttcttccccaccccactccgGTGTCTTTTTTAACTACAGATAAGACTGCAGCAGGTATTTTTGTCTGTCCCTGAAAGtatatccacacacacacccatgcttagcagtggaattgctgagtcaaatgaaaaattttgataGACATGAACAAATCGCTCTCTAGAGAAGTTATacgtggtaggcagaataatagCCCCCAAAGATATCTGTGTCCTAATTCGTGGAAACAATGAATATGTTACCTTCTATGGCAGAAGGGAATTAACATTACAGATGGAATtcaggttgctaatcagctgaccttaagaTAGGGAAATGATCCTGAGTTATCTGGATGGGCCAGGGTAATCACAAAGGTCCCTGAAAGTggaagagagagccagagagatggTGGTGTGAAAAGGACTGGCTCGGatttgctggctttgaagatggaggaagggagttTGGAGACAAGGAATGGAGGTGACCCCTAGAATTcgaaaaaacaaggaaatgaaaaaggcaaggaaTGCAGGCCTGCTTCTAGCTTTGCTCTTAGCCTAGGGAGATCTGTGTTGGATTTCTGACCCACAAAACTAGTAATAATAAGTGAtacatttgtcttgttttaagccattaaagtttgtggtaatttgttacaataaCTCTAGAAAATTAACACATTATATGTATTTACACACTCCTACCAACAAGATGTTGTTTCTCCTCATCCTTGACATTAgagccttcattttttaaaaataatctccttCTTCATATGAATGCTCCTTCCTACATTATTTGATGAATGCTTACAATTTAGTGTCCTCTAATTCATATTTTTGATTAAATGGAAAATTTGCAACCATACTTATCTGACTTACATTTTTGTTCTCTGCTAATTAACTCTTTGGAAAAGTCCCCTTTGGGACATGGGCCATTTTCTTTGGCAGGGGCCAGTATGTGAGCAGGATGTGTTGATGCGTCATTTCTGCGGTGCTGATATCACTCTGACCAGCCTGCACCGCAAAAATCCTGTGGGAATAGAAGTCCAGCAGGATTTGTTTCCTGCCACCAAGGTGGCAGCCTCAGTGATGAATTACTTTGCAAGCTGGACCAGAGGTGTTGTGTGTGTAGAAACCATCACACCTCCATGGTAGCTCAGGTGACCACAATGAGTGATATTAACAGAGCATAAATAGTCCTAATCACTCATTTGATACTTCCAGGGCAGACTAGCAGTCGTAGTAGCTGTGCCTGGTCATCTCTCATTCCACATATTTAGTCTGTCCTGATGTGCTGTTGGTTTCCAAACTCAGGAGCTTCCCTGGGTGAAACCTGAAACTGGCTCCTAGATGGAGGACAGcaagaaataatagaagaaagaggaaggccaCTCAAGAATAGTAGGTggcaggattttttgttttgttttgtcttttgaagattttatttatttatttgagagaacaagagagtgagcatgagagtggggagagtggaggagggagactgaaaatcaggctctctgttgagcagggattctgatgtgggcttgatcccaggaccccaggaacatgacctgagccaaaggcacttaactgaccaagccaccctggcatccctttAATAAGTAAGGGAATTTCCACTGGAATCTTGTCTTAGATGGCCACAAGATGAGTAGacctcaggcagcctgggtggctcagcgatttagcatgatcctgaagacctgggttgtacagggacacgtgggtggctcagtggttgagggtctgcctttggctcagggtgtgatcctaggattctgggattgagtcctccatcgagttccctgcagggagcctgcttctccctctgcctatgtctctctgcctctctctgtgtctctcatgaataaataaataaaatcttaaaaaaaaaaaaaaaaaaagatgaggagacctctgcacccacccaccagaaacttaaaagtttatttgGAGGACTTACCTGAGTTCAGTCACATATAACATCCAGATGGTATCCACAGCATTTTTGCTCTTTTAAGACTTGTGTTCTTCAAACGACTCCCTCTGTGGGAATGGTGGGTAGAATGTACATCCCAAGGACAGTGGAGGGGGGTGACGGGCTTCTCATTGCCTTGGTCCAGCTTGTGGGTCAACCAGTGGTCAAGTCCTCTTGATGACCTCCTCCAACATGTGGGAACCCCCTTACCACATACCTTGAACCCTATAGACTGGCTGGACCATCTCTGTATTTATAtctctttaaagatatttattgagcatctgctatgcTAGGTGTTTAGAATACAAACTTTTAGCCATGCAGATCCTAGATATTATGGAGATAATCAACAATCACAGGAGCTAATGTGAAACAGCTTTTGTGGCAGTTGCTACAAAGAAGAGATAGCATATATTTGTAGTCAGGGGGTTCCTCCTTGTCAGGGAGAGCATATAAATGGCATAggtggggcagcccgagtggctcagtggtttagtgccgccttcagcccagggcgtgatcctggagacccaggattgagtcccgcatcgagctccctgcaaggagcctgcttctccctctgcctgtgtctctgcctctctctctctctgtgtctttcatgaataaataaaatctttcaaaaaaggcATAGGTGAAATATGTAGATCTGCGTCCATGTTTTGTCCATACCTACACTGTATGCCACTGAAGGTAAAGGGCATAGAGTAAGTAAAGGAAAGGACCTAGAAACATTGCATAGCTACATAGAGGAGGGTGAATAGAGAGAAAAAATGGCCAGAGCATTGAAGAGAAACCAGAACAAGGCCTCTACTCTAGGAACCAAGCAAGGAGAGTGCAGTTAAAACTAGTAAGAGCACAGGATGGGACAGTGTATCTGGATGGATCGATAGGATTTCTATACCGCAGGGGCACTGAGCACACCTGGATCCCAGTGTGGCTGCTTCCctttagctgtgtggccttggggaaAAGGTTGTTTGGCCAGGTCctgtatctgtaaaatagagatgatacCTTTCTCCAAGAGTTATTGTGGAGATGAAATGAATTAGCATATGCAGTGTGTCCAGCACTTTGCATGTTCTCAGTAAAGATTGATTCCTCCCTTTATTATGTCTCTgtccacttatttattcatccattttggTTATTACTCTCCTTGATGACTTAGCATTGGTTTTCGTGACTTACCTCTGAGAGTCAACACTGGTCTGTTCCTGTATATCCCTGTGTTAGTCTGGATGCCAGCAAGCTGCTGTGAGCCAACAGATCAGTTCTCTGGATATGGCAGGGAGCCAAGCATACACCTATGTGCCTCTCGGTATGCAGACAGATGGAGCAACAGGGATGGGATAAGGACATAATATACCTTCCATCATCATACTGAGTTTTTCTGTTCCAGGGAAAGGAACTCCAATTACCAAAGTGAATATCTAATTCTTGTCCCAGGACATCTTTGTGCACTTGCATTTCAGCCATCGCATAAACCTCCAAGAGTTTAGTAATAAATGACTCATcacaatttaagatttttttccagagACAGCATTGGCCCTCCCAGATTTCTCAGATTGGCTAGAAGCAgccactccccctcccctttctttagtttttgtctatTGCATACATTGAATGGACAAAATTTTAGACAATATCCCCTACTGGTTAAGAACTTTTGCTCTGCCCGTAGCTTCTGATGGTTTTCACAGTGTGACCCTGGCTCTGGCAATCATTGTAACTACTCACTGGGTAATAATGTAATTCCCTGCTTGCCTAAATTAACCAAACACCAGAAAAGAGAGATGGACACCTATTTCTGTTGTGGGGAAATATGTGTCCATTCCCATATTTCTAACATGGGAAACCAAACTTTTAAATCTCAGAATTATCCTTGTATTTCTAATTAGCACACAGTTCATTTCATATTATTGACAGGGGCCATGTTTTCCAAACCAAACATGAGGATGTAACATTTGAtaagcatgggtggctcagcggtttagtgctggcttcagcccagggcatgatcctggagacccaggatcgagtcccacatcaggctccctgcatggagcctgcttctccctctgcctgtgtctctgcctctctctctctctctctctcatgaataaataaaatattaaaaaattttttttgataagcAAGAGAATGCCTTTAGGGACAGGCTACTCTATGAATTAGAATTGTTAAGAAATTCCAGGGCTTGCATCAGAGAAGATGGATACCTGCTGTTTACTTCCACATGGAtacaactggagggtattatgcagagtgaagtaagttaattggagaaagacaattatatggtctcacttatatgtggaatataagaaatagtgaaagggaccagaagggaaaggagggaaactgagtggggaaaaattagagaggaagacaaaccatgagagactcctaagtctgggaaacaaacaaaagggttgctggaggggaggtgggtgggaggatggggtaaatGGATGACAGGccctaaggagggcacttgatgggatgagcactgggtgttatcctatatgttggcatattgaatttaaataaaaaggtaaaattagaaaaaaatgtttcaagctTTCAGGAATATGTTAAATATGGCAGGAATATTGTTGAGAATAAAAGAAGccaaatgtgaaataaaaaaaaaaaaaaagaagaagaaaaaaattgattctagGACTTGGCGGTCACTGAACTACTAAAAATGGGTAGCTCTTAAATGATAAGGAAGCTAATGATCATATTCCCCTTTCAGAGTGGACGCAGTAATCATTTTAGCATAGTGACGGGGGCCATCCGGAGAGGTGACGGGAAAGGAAACTGGGGCCCTGGCAGCACCTGGCGATCCCCGCAGCGAGGCTGCACCGGGTCCCGctcgcgcccgcgccccgcggggAGAGCCCGCTCCGCCCCGACTGCGCCTGCGCGGAGCTTGGCCCGTTCCAGGTGGAAGGTTGCGGGTTTGAGTCGTCATGGCAACGCGGTGCTCCCGCCTTCTGGAAGCCTGGGCTCCAGCTCCCGTAGTGTGAGACTCGTCCGGGTGGGAGGGACCAGGGCTGAGTCCCGGGGCcggatggggggaggagggggcgcggggcTCGGGAAGCTGCTGAGAGCACTTGCCCAGGGATTGAGCTAAACTAAGAAAAAATCGGTCCCAGGCTCAGCACAAAAGGATCTTTTCATTCCAGTCCTTTCGCCCACGCAGGGAACGATGCCTCTGGAAGTGGTGGTGGAACTACAGATCCGGGCGGTAAGAGAAGTCGCTTCCTGGCCCCCAAATCGGACTCTTTCCCCGGGGTTCCCAAATGGTCCGGGTCGTTTTCatcacctcctccccacctcaccgCACACACATCATTATCCTTTGGGACAGATCGTACCTCTGCGTCCCTAAGATCTTCTACATTGGTCTTCCCTGACTTCTTAGCCTTTAAACATTTACCCCCCAAGGGACTTGTTAGCTTTATCCTaaattttcctgttattttagAATAACCCTGCATTATATCGaagaagaattttattattttttccaggaTAAAGATttgtgaaagaattaaaaataaataaaaccctccTTTAAATAGTGAGGGAAAAATTCAATTTCAGCAAGTCCAGTCACTTCCTGATAACTTGCCACCTCTATGAACCAATCGAGTATTTTCTAGGTATTTCCCCTAGAGAGGGCTCTGGCTTGCTAATTCCAAAAGGGAAGTCAATCAGTCAACACCTGTTTTATAATTAACCCACTGAATCCTGTGGCCCAGTGACTGCATTGTTCCTGTTTGGGATCTATCACTATCATGAATTCAGCTTCTGTGTTCCAATCCTTCCATCCATAGCTGGTGACAGACTATCATGCAGCTTTGCCTCCCAGCTCTAGGGGCTTCTCTACTGGCCATGATTACCAGCACAATGTTGGTAAGTTACAGCCATGGAGAACCTGGCTAGCCTCCATACAAGTGACAAGTGCTGTGGTTTCATCATATACATCGTtctgaaaagaagacaaaaatttcCTGGATTTGTCCCATTTCACTGACGGCAAGTAGGACCAGACTCTATCATATTGTGCTACATCAAGTGCCAACTTTCAACCTTTTGCGGTCAAGGGAAGGAATTCTTGAGAAGCTGATTGTTAAAGCAGGCTTCTTCTTCCTCAAGGCAAAAATTAGACAAGTTTTCATCTCACTCATTCAATGctattggttatttttattttaattttcaaaaggcaTTCCTCAGTGTACAATTGACAGTAAAATCATTTTCTACTCTATAGTAGTTAGAGTGCTTCAGAAACATCAGCTGAATTGATCTGTGCTTTAAAAGCCTGCAAACTTTTAGGAATTCCAGAAGTATAATCAGGAACCAGAAGATAAAACTAATTTTGAGCCCCCAATATTCAGACTTGTGAACACGTCAGAAGGAAACATTACTGCTTTCCAAAAGATCTGGCCTGAATATTGctggattaaaataaaagatataagatTAAACAATAAAGCAAATCACTCAAAGCTTTACAGTTTGGCTGATTCAGGGAGAGAAGAGGTAGTCTGTTCAGGATGTTGTGGGAGTACAGATGATTTTGTTTGACTTTGAGGAGTAGCTGTTCCTCTTTCAATGTGCCTCTCACACTCAGAAAATTCATACTTCTCCCCAGTCAGAGCCTATTCATCACACCATTCTATGTGACACATCCAAGGCCAAAAATCCTTTCTCtttataaatgtcaaaataattcACCACTATCTGAAAACACCAGTAATTCAAAGATTCTTATTTTCAGGCAGAACAGCATTTAAAGCACACACGCTGCTTGGTTTTCCTGCTCAAAGAATAGTGAGCAGAGTCCATCTTGCATTTGGTCGTCTTTGGTCTTGTGATTTGGGGAGGTACCGTGGATAAACTGCTTTGAATGTAAAGGTCAATGTAAAGGGACATTTAGGAGTTAGTTATCCCTTGTGCCTGGTGTAACAGTGGGCTCCCCTGGTGAatttcaagtaaaatatttttaccgAAAGTATGCTATATATGGGGAAATTGAATTCCATATGAAAAGCTATACAGTGTCATCCTTGTGGTACATATGAGAAAGTTTATGCCCTTGCACTGCAAAGAATCAAGTTATTTTCCTATTACCTCAGCAGAGGAGCATTATTCTTTGTTCAGTAGAGATGATGGGCAACAGAGCCCCATCTCCTGCCATACTGGTCCACTGACATAGTATGTGGTAGGCCTACCCCCAGACGATTAGGTCCTGACGTCCTCAGTTAGCTTTCATACCACGCTCTTTGTCAACAGAATTAAGCATTCGATCATAGTCCCATCCTTCCTTTTCTGTGGGCATTGTAGACATGCCCACCATTAAGTGTTTCTTCTTCAAGTAAGTTCTTGGCTTGTTCTCTGAATGCAAAAAGATAGTATTAGAAAGTAATGGGAAATAAAGATCTATTTAGAGAGTTTTTgaggaggtagagggaaaggaaaCCAAGATATGCACTATAATCTCTTCTCACTACCCATCCCACAAAGATGGAAGAGAATATACTAAGAAAGCTTATCAAGAAAATAAGGATTAAGAAGACACCCGTGGCAGCAGATTTTCAGgaaatacatgagaaaaaaaaaacctatgtctTAATATACTGTTTAAAATTTACCTCAGGAAAAGAACTAGGATGAGTAGGTGGCTCATCTGCATGTATATTTACAGAATGAAGATcgtgttggtttgttttttttcaaagttcaCTTTACAAGTGATATGTTGACTTACAGGATTActacaaaacacaaaatttacttttgtcaactttaaaaaaaaaaaaaaaacagcaggatTATCATCACCCCAGCTTGTTTTCTTTGCAGTTGTCCTGGAGATATAAACAGTggttgaatgaatatataatagagggatttctttttttttcttttctttttttttttttttcttcctgtaataTGGCTGTGGTCACAATGGCCAGGACGTTCTCCAGCCTAGCAACCCCCCAAGATTTGGAATGACACCTGAAATCCCAAAGGAAGCCTGAAATGTCCTTAGAGGGACAAGCAGGATTGCTGCTGCTTGACGTCGTAGGTGTCATCGCATGCGGAAACCTTCTGATCGCCTGGTGCCATAGAGGATGAGGTGGTGTCATTGTTGGTTCCACAGTAGGAAGAGGACCCGGGCGTTGTGCGGCGAAAGCCAGCAGTAGTCCACGATGCTGTACTGCGCGTAGCCCAGAAAAAAGCCAAACGCCACGTCAGTGACGTTGTGCCGCCCCAGCATCACCCTGGAGAAGCCCACGATGAAGGCCCACAGTACCACAAGCACCCTCAGCGGAATGGCCAGCACCAAGTGGTTCAGGATGAACCGAGACACCAGGGCGGCCCTGGTGGCGTGGCCCGAGGGGAAGGAGTACCTGTCCACCGACAGGGTGACGAACATGTCCATCTGATTGTGAGCGGGGCGGCGCCTGCGCACCAGCCCCTTGATCAGGGCCACCAGCAGCAGGTCCAGCAGCAGGGCGAAGAGCAGGTTCGTGAGCACCTCGCGCCCGGCCCAGCTGTCGCTCCTGAGCAGGCAGTAGAGGGTCCCCAGCAGCCAGGGGATGCCGTGTCCCGAGATCTCCAGCAGCTTCATGAGGGGCCGCACGCTACCCCAGGACGAGCTCTCCCCCGCGCACACGCCCAGCCTCTTGGACAGCCACAGGTCGATGGCCAGCAGGGAGCGCAGGGCGATGCCCAGGAAGGACGGGTTCAGGTCCATGCGGTCCTCCTCGGGCAGCGCGGCCGCGGGCGCCTGCGACGGGCCGGGCCCGGCCAGCGGGCAGGAGCCGCGCCGGTGCACCGGGCTCTCGGGCGCGCGGAGCCGGGCGCAGGTGGGGTCGGCGCCGGGCGCGCGGCTGCCGAGCAGGGACTGGAACTCGaacctgccgccgccgccgccgccgccgccgccgccgccgccgcgggccgGGCTgccggggctgctgctgctgctgctgctcgaggcggcggcggccagcGGGCGGGCGTCCGCGTTCCTCCGGGGGCTCGGCATGGCGGCGGGGGGCCCGGACCCCGGGAGCCGACCCGCCGGGCGCACCGCTCCCGGCCCGGCAGCCTCTTCCGCTTCCGCACGGCCATcccgggggcggggagaggagcCGGCGAGAGGACGATTGTGACACCTGGCGGAGACGTGGGGGGAAACGGATTGGCACTTGGGgaaggaggggcgggggagggggtggtgtggGAGGTCCAGGGGAAGGGTcgtggggggggagggagggggagggggatggggaataTGACGTCGTCGTGGGAGGTTAGGGAAAACAGCTCCTGTGCACAAACAACCAAACAAGCCACCAAACCGAacacctgttctctctctttgttttcttctttaagatttcttgTCCCGGGGTGTACCTTCCTGACAAGCAAGATGTATACCTTGGGGTGTACCTCCTGAATCAGTACCTGGAGACTGACTGCTTTCCCTCTGTGTTCCCTATTATGATTCAGCAGAACATGAGGTTTGAAAAGGTGATCTTGACTTTCTCACTGCCAAGTCAAGAAGTTTAAATGTTGTCCGGGGAGCATCTCATGGTGCTTATAAAGAACACAGCTCTCGTAAAGTCAGTTGgtaccttttctttaaaaataaaataaaataaaataaatggcttgAAGGCATCTCAGCACAGCACAAAACCTGACTTGGAGGACTTGCTTTTGCATTGCAGGCCTGAGCCAAGTTCTGTCAACCTGCTGCTAAATGTCCTGGTGGATGTTTTCTATTCTTGGAATTCCCACGGCATTTTGTAACTGGAACAGAGAGAGCATTTTCTGAATGTTCTTGGAGGTGTTAGAGGCAGTTGCATTACATTTATGACAGGGATTATTAGGAAGTTAGTGGCCTTAGAAACAAACTTTTGTGGactcagaaaaataatgaaaagaaaaaaaaagctataatcaAATCAGTAAAATCCTGCATCTCAAATCCTGTAACAAAACAAACCTCTTCAGATTTATTGAATTTTCTTAGGTCATCCCTGGTTTATTTAGCTACAGTGATAAAAGCTACGTTTCATTCCAGTGACTAtgaacctgattttttttctttaagattttatttctttattcatgagacatacacagagagagaggtagaggcacaggcagagggagaagcaggctccatgcagggagcctgatgtgggactcgatcccaggtctccaggatcagaccctgggctgaaggcagcactaaactgctgagccacctgggttgctcTGAACATGATTTTAATAGAACATTACCAACCTCCTTCCCACTTTGATTTagaatattaatttcattattatgaaTCACAGACAGTTCTTTGAAGTTTGCATTTTGGAATTTGGAGGTGGAATCAGTTTTAACCTTTGTGAGTCTAATGATTTTCCCCCAAACAATATCTCTGAGCTGCTTTTTGGAGGAGGTGTTACTAAGTATGGGAAGTCTAGATAGGGTAGAGCCTGTCACCTTTAAAGGTCTGgttggtgggcagccccggtggcgcagtggtttagtgccacctgcaccccagggtgtgatcctggagacccgagatcgagtctcacatcaggctccttgcatggagcctgcttctccctctgcctgtgtctctgcctctctctctctctctctctctgtgtctctcatgaataaataaaattaaaaaaaaaataaaggtctggTTGGTGTTGCTCAGAAAATGACCTATTTCCAGCTGAGACTGGGAGAGGAGATGAGgattaattttctaaaagacTAAGgatgtttgtaatattttttaaaatcacagcggcacagccttcagcccggggtgtgatcctggagatc
Protein-coding sequences here:
- the PLPP6 gene encoding polyisoprenoid diphosphate/phosphate phosphohydrolase PLPP6, whose translation is MPSPRRNADARPLAAAASSSSSSSSPGSPARGGGGGGGGGGGGRFEFQSLLGSRAPGADPTCARLRAPESPVHRRGSCPLAGPGPSQAPAAALPEEDRMDLNPSFLGIALRSLLAIDLWLSKRLGVCAGESSSWGSVRPLMKLLEISGHGIPWLLGTLYCLLRSDSWAGREVLTNLLFALLLDLLLVALIKGLVRRRRPAHNQMDMFVTLSVDRYSFPSGHATRAALVSRFILNHLVLAIPLRVLVVLWAFIVGFSRVMLGRHNVTDVAFGFFLGYAQYSIVDYCWLSPHNARVLFLLWNQQ